A part of Candidatus Moraniibacteriota bacterium genomic DNA contains:
- a CDS encoding CapA family protein: MRKRILFVNGIVVIFVFAGLLGFFWSRMSPAQQLVEKTPPLPLAAETETKRDTDGTAQSPPTILFAGDIMFDRYIRTQSEKFGKESIFAGVRSKLLAGDGVVANLEGPITLNASKSVGSALGESRNYIFTFDPLWAKTLFDANIRIVNIGNNHILNFGESGLVETRRFLRDAGVKFFGDPLDETLRTYVADIRGKKVGFVNYNQFSSDAEHRALTDIERLRSSVDVLFVYTHWGVEYAPATSEEKRLAHLFIDRGVDAVIGSHPHVVQEHELYRGKAIYYSLGNFVFDQYFSSETTHGLMVEALIAPDNTISFQEIPLKLSLDGKTSIAQ, translated from the coding sequence ATGAGAAAGCGGATTCTTTTTGTGAATGGTATTGTTGTGATATTTGTTTTTGCTGGACTGCTCGGATTTTTTTGGTCAAGAATGTCGCCGGCGCAGCAGCTTGTCGAGAAAACGCCCCCTTTGCCTCTAGCTGCGGAAACTGAGACGAAGAGGGATACAGATGGAACAGCTCAATCTCCACCCACAATTCTTTTTGCGGGCGATATCATGTTTGACCGATATATTCGGACGCAGTCAGAAAAATTTGGCAAAGAGTCTATTTTTGCAGGTGTTCGCTCAAAGCTTTTGGCGGGAGATGGAGTAGTGGCAAATCTTGAGGGTCCGATTACATTGAATGCATCCAAGAGTGTCGGGTCGGCTCTGGGTGAATCAAGGAACTATATCTTTACCTTTGATCCCCTGTGGGCAAAGACACTTTTTGATGCAAATATTCGTATCGTGAATATCGGAAATAATCATATCCTCAATTTTGGCGAATCGGGACTTGTCGAGACGCGGCGGTTTCTCCGAGATGCTGGTGTGAAATTCTTTGGCGATCCGCTTGATGAAACACTCCGCACCTACGTTGCCGATATTAGGGGAAAGAAAGTGGGTTTCGTGAATTACAATCAATTTTCCTCTGATGCTGAGCATCGTGCTCTCACTGATATTGAGCGTCTTCGCTCGAGTGTTGATGTGCTTTTTGTTTACACGCATTGGGGAGTTGAATATGCGCCGGCAACATCTGAGGAGAAGCGCCTTGCTCATCTCTTTATCGATCGCGGTGTCGATGCGGTGATTGGTTCGCACCCACATGTTGTTCAGGAACACGAACTCTATCGTGGAAAGGCGATATATTATTCTCTTGGCAACTTTGTTTTCGACCAGTATTTCAGTTCAGAGACGACTCATGGTCTTATGGTTGAGGCTTTGATTGCTCCGGACAATACGATTTCGTTTCAAGAAATTCCGCTCAAGCTCTCTTTAGATGGAAAGACGAGTATTGCGCAATAG
- a CDS encoding zinc ribbon domain-containing protein, with translation MKFVHLSAYCQNCGENISTEIAFCRSCGTALSESQVKANIEHSRTSQKSSDIHTRSIPIARKIAGTVIIGLLEVLLVMMIFIASLIISMNFFPDMTNGQTGRISTYLIVMATTFAAGLTIGLYISKKFHEKYPNGIHILNPTINIQKKIS, from the coding sequence ATGAAGTTTGTTCATCTATCAGCTTACTGCCAGAATTGCGGAGAGAATATCTCTACTGAAATTGCGTTTTGCCGAAGTTGTGGCACCGCCCTCTCTGAAAGCCAAGTGAAAGCAAATATTGAACACTCTCGTACAAGTCAGAAATCCTCAGACATCCACACAAGAAGTATTCCTATAGCACGAAAAATTGCTGGCACCGTTATCATCGGTCTTCTAGAAGTACTCCTCGTCATGATGATATTCATAGCTTCACTTATCATAAGTATGAATTTCTTTCCAGACATGACAAATGGACAAACAGGGAGAATATCGACATATCTCATTGTCATGGCAACCACATTTGCCGCCGGACTCACAATAGGACTATATATCTCAAAAAAATTCCACGAAAAATACCCAAACGGTATACACATCCTCAATCCAACAATCAATATTCAGAAAAAGATATCCTGA